A window of the Nibribacter ruber genome harbors these coding sequences:
- a CDS encoding TetR/AcrR family transcriptional regulator, with protein MAENIAEKKKAILESTLKLIQQNGFHGTPMSLVAKEAGVAAGTIYHYFDSKDTLILELFAYTQRQMQLTLQQGLHPEMDFEESFFLRWINRCQFYIDHPEVLFFLEQFVNSPFYPRCTQQSDHYQNEIKEFIELGNQHGILRDMPPKLMAMMIHSSIMTAAKVHITGKAHLSEKEFTQLAQMNWDGIRKL; from the coding sequence GTGGCGGAGAATATTGCAGAGAAGAAAAAGGCGATTCTGGAGAGTACCCTCAAGCTGATTCAGCAGAACGGGTTTCATGGTACGCCCATGAGCCTTGTAGCCAAGGAGGCCGGCGTGGCGGCGGGCACCATCTACCATTATTTTGACAGCAAGGACACGCTAATTCTGGAGTTGTTCGCGTACACGCAGCGCCAGATGCAGCTCACCCTGCAGCAGGGCCTTCATCCCGAAATGGACTTTGAGGAAAGCTTCTTTCTACGCTGGATCAACCGCTGCCAGTTCTACATTGACCACCCAGAGGTATTGTTCTTTCTGGAGCAGTTTGTGAACTCGCCCTTCTACCCTCGCTGCACCCAGCAAAGCGACCATTACCAGAACGAGATCAAGGAGTTTATAGAGCTGGGCAACCAGCATGGCATCCTGCGGGACATGCCGCCCAAGCTCATGGCCATGATGATTCATAGCAGCATCATGACGGCCGCCAAGGTACACATTACCGGCAAGGCGCATCTTTCTGAGAAAGAATTCACCCAATTGGCACAGATGAATTGGGACGGCATTCGTAAACTCTAA
- a CDS encoding YpdA family putative bacillithiol disulfide reductase: protein MTAAETLYDVVIIGGGPIGLACGIEAQQAGLSYLILEKGCLVNSLYNYPQTMTFFSTSEKLEIGGVPFISDNPKPRRAEALEYYRRVALKFNLDVHLFEEVQHVEKQEEKFQVQTSKGTYQARNVIVSTGFYDLPALMDIPGEDLPHVTHYYKDPHYYALQKVVVVGASNSSVDAALETYRKGAQVTMVVRGPEIGRRVKYWVRPDIENRIAEGSITAYFNASITAIRLGEVDILTPEGLVTLANDFVLALTGYKPNFDLLRKFGVQLSEDDKLYPQHNPTTMETNQPGLYLAGVVCGGMDTHLWFIENSRDHAPKIIQHILAQQAK from the coding sequence ATGACAGCAGCAGAGACTTTGTATGACGTGGTGATTATTGGTGGCGGGCCCATTGGGTTGGCCTGTGGCATTGAGGCCCAGCAGGCGGGGCTGTCTTACCTGATTCTGGAGAAAGGCTGCCTGGTGAACTCGCTCTACAACTACCCGCAGACCATGACCTTTTTCTCTACTTCAGAGAAGTTGGAGATTGGCGGCGTGCCCTTCATCTCAGACAACCCCAAACCGCGCCGTGCCGAAGCCCTGGAATACTACCGCCGCGTCGCCCTCAAATTCAACCTGGACGTTCATTTGTTTGAAGAGGTGCAACACGTAGAAAAACAGGAGGAGAAGTTTCAGGTGCAGACATCCAAAGGCACCTATCAAGCCCGCAACGTGATTGTCTCCACGGGTTTTTATGACCTGCCCGCGCTCATGGACATTCCCGGTGAAGACCTGCCCCACGTGACGCATTACTACAAAGACCCGCATTACTACGCCTTGCAAAAGGTAGTGGTGGTGGGCGCCAGCAACTCATCAGTAGATGCGGCGCTGGAAACCTACCGCAAGGGTGCCCAGGTGACCATGGTAGTGCGCGGTCCCGAGATTGGCCGGCGCGTGAAGTACTGGGTGCGCCCAGACATTGAAAACCGCATTGCAGAGGGCAGCATCACGGCGTATTTCAACGCCAGCATCACGGCCATCAGACTAGGCGAAGTAGACATTCTCACGCCCGAGGGACTTGTGACCCTTGCCAATGATTTCGTGCTGGCCCTAACGGGTTACAAACCTAATTTTGACCTGTTGCGCAAGTTCGGTGTGCAATTATCTGAAGATGACAAGCTGTACCCTCAACACAATCCCACCACCATGGAAACCAATCAGCCGGGCCTCTACCTGGCGGGCGTGGTCTGCGGCGGCATGGACACCCACCTGTGGTTCATTGAAAACTCCCGGGACCACGCCCCCAAAATCATCCAGCACATCTTGGCGCAACAGGCAAAGTGA